The Desulfohalovibrio reitneri genome contains a region encoding:
- a CDS encoding tetratricopeptide repeat protein, with amino-acid sequence MPRLLAACGIVLLLAQVTAAQDKDFAAWLETYKAYDVMARELGQREQTPEVILRRARAQLNSGRAEEAHSLLRGNATFRDEQLEKTRLWLIGQAARKSGRLDNAVFAFSRALGPMPSEDDLKKLRQENVQDVWKDVWRVWFWRMSVSGDQDVARSQRSLLGVTMAQGRRIWPQSDFWTPAEDALKASGSSVPIDASTEFVSESDRRTLVRCLAAVALGNWQSADSLLTKLSNSHVSRFWEAFITLLHTGQTPGDGLAFRQQGLLKPASFWEGYFSELGPYDPADWVVEAPQSSSWSGFMSRIADLEPDTARELVGKELESTLLSEVMAEKLRHVDLALAFQLGNVRLPDLDSYELEKLPRSLKVAAVIGLGMHPERFFTGTEDERTTGARLTAILAESAGMRVFPKANVPFWSVLSNEDLQSRSASHPLDQLLLIASLRAAWADNNSIELAKRIGYLFPTSRLGSEALLHLAEEAGNAGAFQVSGFYLSRVDEAKLSGEARTDYLQAKAALQVQLGRNKEGLETYMRLMEMDSGRLEPVKRLKLALLAQRQGRYEWAQSVLDDLWAERERLNDAEQAETLFWMAEGAEAQGRRQSALERYLRVGWKYPGQNIWAVTALYRAALIMETEGEYETAKRLLGTVIKAADRESQKEAAQQRLEQVEARRKSEDGQVWAYPF; translated from the coding sequence GTGCCCCGACTTCTCGCCGCGTGCGGCATCGTCCTGTTGCTGGCCCAGGTCACGGCGGCTCAGGACAAGGATTTCGCCGCTTGGCTCGAAACATACAAAGCCTACGACGTCATGGCCCGTGAACTCGGTCAACGGGAACAGACTCCGGAAGTCATCCTTCGCCGTGCTCGTGCTCAACTCAACTCGGGTCGGGCTGAAGAAGCCCACTCTCTGCTTCGTGGAAACGCGACATTTCGGGATGAGCAACTTGAGAAAACACGGCTTTGGCTCATCGGCCAAGCCGCCCGCAAGTCAGGCAGACTCGACAACGCCGTATTCGCCTTCTCCCGGGCTCTGGGCCCCATGCCTTCCGAAGACGACTTGAAGAAACTGCGCCAAGAGAACGTCCAAGACGTTTGGAAGGACGTCTGGCGTGTGTGGTTCTGGCGCATGAGTGTCTCTGGAGATCAGGACGTCGCCCGCTCTCAGCGTTCCCTTCTTGGTGTGACCATGGCCCAGGGACGGCGCATTTGGCCACAGTCCGATTTCTGGACCCCCGCGGAAGATGCTCTCAAGGCGTCCGGTTCCTCGGTGCCTATAGACGCTTCAACCGAATTCGTGTCCGAATCGGATCGGAGGACCCTCGTACGCTGTCTGGCTGCGGTCGCCTTGGGCAACTGGCAATCAGCCGACAGCCTTTTGACCAAGCTTTCAAACTCCCATGTTTCCCGCTTCTGGGAGGCGTTCATAACCCTGTTGCACACAGGGCAAACACCGGGTGACGGACTCGCCTTCCGCCAACAAGGCCTCCTCAAGCCCGCCTCGTTCTGGGAAGGTTATTTCAGCGAGCTTGGCCCCTATGATCCTGCCGACTGGGTGGTTGAGGCTCCGCAGTCCTCATCCTGGTCAGGCTTCATGTCCCGTATAGCCGACTTGGAACCCGACACTGCCAGGGAACTTGTGGGGAAGGAACTCGAATCCACTCTTCTTTCCGAAGTCATGGCTGAGAAGCTTCGCCACGTCGATCTTGCCCTGGCCTTCCAGCTTGGCAATGTCCGCCTGCCCGATCTTGACTCCTACGAATTGGAAAAGCTTCCCCGCTCCCTCAAAGTAGCCGCCGTGATTGGACTGGGCATGCATCCCGAGCGCTTCTTCACCGGCACGGAGGATGAACGGACGACAGGTGCCAGATTAACCGCCATACTGGCTGAATCCGCCGGCATGCGAGTATTTCCCAAAGCCAATGTCCCCTTTTGGAGCGTGCTTTCCAACGAGGATCTGCAATCCCGCTCCGCATCCCACCCTCTCGATCAGCTCCTGCTCATTGCGAGTCTCCGCGCGGCCTGGGCTGACAACAACTCCATCGAACTAGCCAAGCGAATCGGCTACCTCTTCCCCACTTCCCGTCTCGGCTCGGAAGCCCTCCTCCACCTGGCCGAAGAAGCTGGTAACGCGGGGGCCTTTCAGGTTTCCGGCTTTTATCTCTCCCGAGTGGATGAAGCCAAGCTCTCCGGTGAAGCCAGGACCGACTATTTGCAGGCCAAGGCCGCGCTCCAGGTCCAATTGGGCAGAAATAAGGAGGGGCTGGAAACCTACATGCGGCTTATGGAAATGGACTCCGGCCGTTTGGAACCGGTGAAGCGGCTCAAGCTGGCCCTGTTGGCCCAGCGTCAGGGACGTTACGAGTGGGCGCAGAGCGTCCTGGATGATTTGTGGGCCGAACGAGAAAGGCTGAATGATGCGGAACAGGCAGAAACCTTGTTCTGGATGGCAGAGGGCGCTGAAGCGCAGGGAAGGCGTCAATCCGCCCTGGAGCGGTACCTGCGTGTGGGCTGGAAGTATCCCGGACAGAACATCTGGGCCGTGACAGCCCTCTACCGGGCGGCTCTCATCATGGAGACGGAGGGGGAATACGAGACAGCCAAGCGATTGCTGGGCACGGTTATCAAAGCGGCGGACCGCGAATCACAGAAAGAGGCCGCGCAGCAACGGCTGGAGCAGGTCGAGGCGAGACGCAAATCGGAGGATGGCCAGGTCTGGGCCTACCCTTTCTGA
- the fsa gene encoding fructose-6-phosphate aldolase gives MRFFIDTANLEEIRQAKEYGLIDGVTTNPTLLSREGGDWRDQMRAICEEVDGPVSLEVVSSNAGGMVEEAKELVKYGSNVVIKIPMLMEGMKAVRQLSEMGVKTNVTVAFSPAQALLAAKAGATYISLFIGRLDGLSQRGMDVVEQIVTIYDNYGFETEVLVASVRHPMHIIEAALAGADVATIPYRVLFQLAEHPMTDLGIKQFDEDWEKAFGERG, from the coding sequence ATGCGCTTCTTCATTGATACGGCGAACCTGGAGGAGATCAGGCAGGCCAAGGAATATGGCCTTATCGATGGCGTGACCACGAACCCCACCCTTTTATCTCGGGAAGGCGGGGATTGGCGCGACCAGATGCGGGCCATCTGCGAGGAAGTTGACGGGCCGGTCAGCCTTGAGGTGGTCTCCAGCAACGCCGGGGGCATGGTTGAGGAAGCCAAGGAACTGGTCAAATACGGCTCCAACGTGGTCATCAAGATTCCAATGCTCATGGAGGGAATGAAGGCTGTCCGGCAGTTGAGCGAAATGGGCGTCAAAACCAATGTTACCGTGGCTTTTTCCCCGGCTCAGGCCCTTTTGGCCGCGAAGGCCGGAGCAACCTACATCAGTCTGTTCATCGGCCGCCTGGATGGGCTGTCGCAGCGTGGTATGGACGTGGTGGAGCAGATCGTGACCATCTACGACAACTACGGCTTCGAAACGGAAGTACTAGTGGCTTCCGTGCGCCATCCCATGCATATCATCGAGGCGGCTTTGGCCGGAGCGGACGTGGCCACCATCCCGTACAGGGTGTTGTTCCAATTAGCGGAGCACCCCATGACTGATCTCGGTATTAAACAGTTTGACGAAGATTGGGAGAAAGCTTTCGGCGAGAGAGGCTGA
- a CDS encoding transcriptional regulator, translating to MLKFLIFIAAAFVLYRLFTGDKKKKEEKKEKETRQMASSGEMVKDPVCGTYVPVDSDIRVRQGEKVHTFCSFECRDRFLEQIEASSTGNKKVGE from the coding sequence ATGCTGAAGTTTCTCATATTTATCGCTGCCGCCTTCGTCCTGTACCGCCTCTTTACCGGCGACAAAAAGAAGAAGGAGGAGAAGAAGGAGAAGGAAACCCGCCAGATGGCCTCTTCCGGGGAAATGGTGAAAGACCCCGTTTGCGGCACCTATGTGCCCGTCGACTCTGACATCCGCGTCCGTCAGGGGGAGAAAGTGCATACATTTTGTAGTTTTGAATGTCGTGACCGTTTTCTCGAGCAGATTGAGGCCAGTTCCACCGGGAATAAGAAGGTCGGGGAATAA
- the folK gene encoding 2-amino-4-hydroxy-6-hydroxymethyldihydropteridine diphosphokinase, with translation MESVTAYLGLGSNIGDPEANLHRARELLASAPGVVLVNASSIYRTQPQLVRDQPWFANQVLRVETKLSSLDLLTLAKSVERVMGREEGRRFGPRLIDVDLLLYRQDVIATPELEVPHPRLHERAFVLIPLVEIAPDILLPDGESAAALLARLDFQRQGRRIYQT, from the coding sequence GTGGAGTCCGTAACCGCCTACCTCGGACTGGGCTCCAACATCGGCGATCCTGAAGCCAATCTGCACCGGGCGCGGGAGCTGCTTGCTTCCGCGCCCGGTGTTGTTTTGGTCAACGCCTCATCAATTTACCGCACCCAACCGCAGCTTGTCCGCGACCAACCCTGGTTCGCCAACCAGGTCTTGCGGGTCGAAACGAAACTCTCGTCGCTCGACCTCCTCACCCTGGCCAAATCCGTCGAGCGGGTCATGGGAAGAGAGGAAGGGAGGCGGTTCGGCCCTCGTCTCATCGACGTGGACCTGCTACTCTACAGGCAGGACGTCATAGCTACTCCCGAGCTAGAAGTTCCCCATCCCCGCTTGCATGAGCGGGCCTTTGTTCTCATTCCCCTGGTGGAAATAGCACCGGACATTCTTCTTCCTGACGGTGAAAGCGCTGCCGCATTGCTGGCCAGGCTTGACTTTCAACGGCAAGGACGGCGAATCTACCAAACCTGA